The DNA window AGGAGTTCCAGGTCCTCCTGGACACAGACCGCGAAGAGGACATGGCCCGCATGTACAATCTTCTGTCTCGCATCCCCGACGGTCTCGAGCCACTGAGAACCAAATTCGAGACTCATGTGCGCAAGGCtggtctcgccgccgtgcaaAAGGTGCAGTCCTCCGAGGGGGACAAACTCGAACCCAAGGTCTAcgtcgatgccctcctcgagGTCCATAGCCAGTACCAGCTGCTGGTGAAGAAGGCTTTCAACGACGAGGCTGAGTTCACTCGATCGTTAGATAATGCCTGCCGTGAGTTCGTGAACCGCAACGAAGTCTGCaagtcggcgtcgagcaaATCGCCAGAGCTTCTGGCCAAATACACCGATGTACTGCTTCGCAAGAGCAGCACGAgcatcgaggaggccgacctcgagcgGACGCTGAGCCAGATCATGATCGTCTTCAGATATATCGAAGACAAGGATGTCTTTCAAAAGTTTTACTCTCGAATGCTTGCGAGGCGGTTGGTGCACAGCAATTCGTCTTCGGATGACGCCGAGACGAGCATGATCAGCAAGTTGAAGGAGGCCTGCGGTTTCGAATACACTAACAAGCTACAGCGCATGTTTCAGGACATGCAGATTTCGAAAGATCTCAACAAGGAGTTTGGCGAGCACCTTGCGAGTGTCGACTCCGTGAGCGGCGTCGACTCGACCTTTTCGATTCTCGGCACGGGATTTTGGCCGCTCACGCCACCGAGCACCCATTTTCACCCTCCTGCAGAGATTTCGACGGAGATTGAGCGGTTCGCGCGCTTCTACAAGCACAAGCACGATGGTCGCAAGCTCACGTGGCTATGGCATCTTTGCAAGGGCGAGATACGCACGGGGTATTGTAAGAGCAGCAAGACCCCATTCACGTTCCAGGTTTCTATATACCAGATGGCCATCCTCCTTCTCTTCAACGAGAAGGACTCCTACACTTACGAGGACATGCTCAGCGCGACCCAGCTCAGCAACGAAGTGTTGGACCAAGCCTTGGCTGTTATtctcaaggccaaggtgcTACTCATGTCTGGCGGCTCTGGTGACAAACCGGGCTCAGGCAAGACGTTCAACCTCAACTACGATttcaagaacaagaagaTTCGAGTCAACTTGAATCTTGGAGGTGTAAAGGAAACCAAGCAAGAGGAGGCGGAAACCAACAAGACAATCGAGGAAGACCGCAAGCTGGTTCTtcaggtacgtacctccCCTTCATACGATCCCGAgcagggaggcggcgcttAACAATTTGCAGTCTGCGATTGTGCGCATCATGAAAGCCCGAAAGAAGATGAAGCACACGCAGTTGGTCAGCGAGACCATCAACCAAATTCGATCTCGATTTGTGCCCAAGGTTGGAGACATCAAGAAATGCATTGAGATCCTTCTCGATAAAGAGTATCTGGAGCGcctggaggacgacgagctgggctACCTGGCGTAGTCGTCCACCATCTCACTGTTAGGTTGGTCCAGAACAGCAAACCCTCAACCCAACGATTGCATTGCGCGTCGGAGCCGAACCAACGAACTTGATGTATTGAAGCCACAAGCTGGACAGGCAGCCCTCATCTGTCGAGGTTGGAGCGTTTGCTACAAACGAGGCGGGTTATGGCTAGGTGGCCTTCATCTGTATATTTTCCTCGAGTGGCGGTTCGATTTCCAGCCATTCGAGGGTCTTCGTGCGAACGTTCTAGCCGTCACACCAGCGGGGTCTTTTTTTCCTAGTCAGCCTCATGATGAAAAGGGAAtatcgcggcggcgtctaGGATTTGCATGGAACGGACGCAGTGGCGGGCCTTGGGCGGGGATAACGGAGAAGGAAAGACGAGCAGCGCTTTTTATAATGATCTGCTCGATGCATCACCCACAATCGAGAAAAATAAAACAGTCCTGGCTATGAGTATTGTGGTTTCGAATGCGGTTCGGGGTATGCTGCCTAGCATATATACGTGTCTGATGTACCATTGGAGCCTGGACGCCTCTTACGCCCTTGCCCAGCCCCCTTTCCCTCTCATCCAAGAAAACCCAAGCGATGCAGTGCGCGCGATCTATTATTATTGCTGTGCCTTTGCCTCGGTGTTGACTGTTCCGCCGCCCTGttccacctcctcctcctgctccagTGGGGCCGTCTTGGTGGTTTTGCCGTTTTCGACCTGGCGATTCCTTGACGCGCCTGTCAATTCCTCCTTTTGGAAGCCGTCGTCTTTGGGTGCTTGCTCCACGTTCTTTGCAGAGTCCAAAGGCCCGTCCCCTGTCGtggtcgctgctgctgcttcggaTGAAGGgaaggcggaggcggaggcggaggaagaagaggaggagcctCCGGAGCCAGGCCGGTCGGGGGCGTCGCTACTGCCTGCTGGCCCGGAGAGGATGCTCTCGCTGAAGCTGGcgtgcgtgggcgggcggtgccCAGACCGTTCGTCTGTCGAGGAGGCTTCGCGCGACCAGCGCGGGCTGACTATCTGGTAGTCCTTGTCGATGGGGGtggggctggctgctgctgctgctgtcgccgctggtGACGCCGCTGGTGATGCTGACGttgccggtgccgctgcGCGCGCCTTGAAGGGCGAGGGGGACTTCTTGCCCCAgctgccgccccagccgcccgtcttgcgcttctcgcccgcccaggcGGCCCAGCTGGACATGTAGGCGCTGGCCTTTGCGCCTGCCGACTGCACCGTCTGCTGCGCCTTGGAGGACAGGTCGACCATctgcccctgctgctgctgcttctcggacggggaggaggaggaggaggcggcggcggcccccctggcctcgtcggcgcggcggcgctgcgacTCGCGCAGGTACTCGACGTCCGAGTACAGCTTGTTGAACATGGTGGAGGCCTTTTCGCgtccgacggcgaggttgcGGCCCAGGATCTCGCGGCCCTGGGCGAAccgctcgtcgaggtgcagctccttgacctgctcggcgatgcggcgctggacgtcgtcgatggtcaggccgccggcgcaggggTGCTTTGGCTCCGAGACGGCGAACAGGTTCGCGTCGGTGTGCGCGTCCCACATGCGGTAGTTTTCCGTGCGCATCCAGGCCTCGAGCCAGTCGAGGCCAAAGTCCACGGCggggtcctcggcggcgccgaacccgccgccgcccttggagcCCTCGGTGTTGTTGGCCGTCAGGAAGTTGTGGAACTTGACTGAGGAGATGAGGCCCAGGATGTACGCCTCAAACTGCGATCGGATGAATTCCTCGCTCCCAATGTACTGCATCGTCTTGGGCCTGCTCGGGTTCGCCTCGTCCCACGTCTCGTTGACCTCCTGCGTCAGGTAGTCGATCCATCGCCGATCAGCCGCGGTCAGGGCCAGTGCCGACTTGAGGGACGGGGACGTGATATTTATAGAGTCCTCATCGAGATTAATCAGGATATCACTGTATCGGTCTTTTTGCTGCAGGAGGAGTGAATTGGTGCTGCCGACAAGGTATGACTTGGTGCCAAagtcggcgaggatgtcgagtTGCTGGAGAGGCGTGTATGGGCCAAAGAAGCTTCCCTGCGATTGATTGCCGCCCCGCTGTGAGCTTGGTCCTGTGCGGTTGGGAAAAGCCGAAAAAAGACAAAAACAAAACGTACCTTGCCGAAAATCTGCAGAGGGAGGCCCATGAATGATAGGAGGGAACTGCGGTTGCTGCTCTGGAGGCTCGTGGATCGAGACAGCTTCTGCTCGTAGTTGTTCAGCTCAGGTTCCGCGCAGTCTTGCAGGTTGCGCAACAGTCCGGGTATCAAGGAAATAAGAGAATATTGGACCATGCACAACCTGTCACACCGCGATCCAAAAAAGAGCATCTATACCTGTCAGTCTCTGCCTGTCTGCTGCgtgggagaggagaggggaaAGGGATCGCATACCTTTGGTTGAAGCAGGCAGCACTTGAACAAGACCAGCGTCTGCCACTTGAACTCGTGGATAAGCTCACGCAGGCTCATGCCCAGGTACTGATCGCGGTCGGCTTCCTGCTGCATGACGCCCCTAAGCTTTTCTTCGGCAAGGCTCTCCTGGAACCTGCGCAGGATCTCCACGTCGGTAAAGTCCCTCTGGGCGAACCAAGCCTgggtgacgatgctgagACGTTCCCGCAGCATGCCGAAGAACTGCGGGctgtcggcgatgacgacgacggcctttTGCACGGTCGAGCGGGTCACATCGGCGGGTCGGTCGATGAGCTGGGTCGAGTCGAGCTGCCGCGTGCAGGAAATGCCGAAGAGCGAAGTGGCCGGCTCCGTGTCTGTCTTGGGCCTCAGCAACGTAAAGTACGAAAAGTCTTCCTCGGACCTGAGCGATTGGGTCAGCTAACAACAACATCAAATGGGAGGGAGTCGGCAGCAGCGGACTCACGCGTGTGCACCGTCACTTAGGGCCATGAAGGGAAGCAGAGACCAGCCAAAGTCGACGGCAGGGTCGgtgccctcgtcggcaccgAACCACGTCTCAACCTCTGGGCCGCGGGCATGGTGAAAGCCAACGACGGTCACGAACGGCGCGAAGCCGGGACTGGAAGAAGGGGTGTCAGGAGTCGGCGGGCTGATTGGCGACAGCACTGACTGTATCTCGGCCCCGTTCTGGGAG is part of the Purpureocillium takamizusanense chromosome 7, complete sequence genome and encodes:
- a CDS encoding uncharacterized protein (EggNog:ENOG503NXYQ~BUSCO:EOG09262V8E~COG:S) is translated as MSGDEDAGSQNGAEIHPGFAPFVTVVGFHHARGPEVETWFGADEGTDPAVDFGWSLLPFMALSDGAHASEEDFSYFTLLRPKTDTEPATSLFGISCTRQLDSTQLIDRPADVTRSTVQKAVVVIADSPQFFGMLRERLSIVTQAWFAQRDFTDVEILRRFQESLAEEKLRGVMQQEADRDQYLGMSLRELIHEFKWQTLVLFKCCLLQPKMLFFGSRCDRLCMVQYSLISLIPGLLRNLQDCAEPELNNYEQKLSRSTSLQSSNRSSLLSFMGLPLQIFGKGSFFGPYTPLQQLDILADFGTKSYLVGSTNSLLLQQKDRYSDILINLDEDSINITSPSLKSALALTAADRRWIDYLTQEVNETWDEANPSRPKTMQYIGSEEFIRSQFEAYILGLISSVKFHNFLTANNTEGSKGGGGFGAAEDPAVDFGLDWLEAWMRTENYRMWDAHTDANLFAVSEPKHPCAGGLTIDDVQRRIAEQVKELHLDERFAQGREILGRNLAVGREKASTMFNKLYSDVEYLRESQRRRADEARGAAAASSSSSPSEKQQQQGQMVDLSSKAQQTVQSAGAKASAYMSSWAAWAGEKRKTGGWGGSWGKKSPSPFKARAAAPATSASPAASPAATAAAAASPTPIDKDYQIVSPRWSREASSTDERSGHRPPTHASFSESILSGPAGSSDAPDRPGSGGSSSSSSASASAFPSSEAAAATTTGDGPLDSAKNVEQAPKDDGFQKEELTGASRNRQVENGKTTKTAPLEQEEEVEQGGGTVNTEAKAQQ
- the CDC53 gene encoding ubiquitin ligase (cullin) of SCF (COG:O~EggNog:ENOG503NVFD) yields the protein MAAKMAPASQQMPPVPNREDIGATWNYLQAGITRIMNDLEQGIDMQMYMGVYTAVHNFCTSQKAVGLSGPAMHSNHRGAHLLGEELYNNLISYLQAHLKTLVEESKSHTEEALLTYYIKEWNRYTTAAKYIHHLFRYLNRHWVKREIDEGKKNIYDVYTLHLVQWRKVLFEQVSAKVMDAVLKLVEKQRNGETIEHSQIKQVVDSFVSLGLDEADPSKSTLDVYRYHFERPFLAATKEFYQAESKQFVAENSVVEYMKKAETRLAEEEERVSMYLHQDIAVPLKKCCNMALIADHSTLLREEFQVLLDTDREEDMARMYNLLSRIPDGLEPLRTKFETHVRKAGLAAVQKVQSSEGDKLEPKVYVDALLEVHSQYQLLVKKAFNDEAEFTRSLDNACREFVNRNEVCKSASSKSPELLAKYTDVLLRKSSTSIEEADLERTLSQIMIVFRYIEDKDVFQKFYSRMLARRLVHSNSSSDDAETSMISKLKEACGFEYTNKLQRMFQDMQISKDLNKEFGEHLASVDSVSGVDSTFSILGTGFWPLTPPSTHFHPPAEISTEIERFARFYKHKHDGRKLTWLWHLCKGEIRTGYCKSSKTPFTFQVSIYQMAILLLFNEKDSYTYEDMLSATQLSNEVLDQALAVILKAKVLLMSGGSGDKPGSGKTFNLNYDFKNKKIRVNLNLGGVKETKQEEAETNKTIEEDRKLVLQSAIVRIMKARKKMKHTQLVSETINQIRSRFVPKVGDIKKCIEILLDKEYLERLEDDELGYLA